From a region of the Neobacillus niacini genome:
- a CDS encoding fumarylacetoacetate hydrolase family protein, which yields MKFITFRNPKGEQRAGWLCGEEVVDMQLAGQGKLPASIRELLENQEAYLPVIQSIEKEVQPTYPIDEIELLAPLPNPCTFRDYVAFETHVKNAAATHGNTVAPEWYEVPIFYFSNPNVMRGPGEEVARPKKCVKLDYELEMACIIGKEGKNIKASEAEEYIFGYTILNDWSARDLQAQEMKVLLGPAKGKDFATSIGPWIVTKDELQKYKIGDVFDLEMTAKVNGEEWSHGNFKDIYYSFGQMIERASEDVTLYPGDIIGSGTVGFGCVLELGTDKYRWLEPGDEVELEITGLGVLKNRIV from the coding sequence GTGAAATTTATTACTTTTCGAAATCCAAAAGGGGAACAACGTGCCGGATGGCTGTGCGGCGAGGAAGTAGTGGATATGCAGCTCGCTGGTCAAGGAAAATTACCTGCCAGCATACGCGAATTGTTGGAAAATCAAGAAGCTTATTTGCCAGTTATCCAATCAATAGAAAAAGAGGTTCAGCCAACCTATCCAATCGACGAAATTGAACTGCTTGCTCCTCTGCCAAATCCATGTACGTTCCGGGATTATGTTGCATTTGAAACACATGTAAAAAACGCAGCCGCAACACATGGAAACACGGTTGCCCCAGAATGGTATGAAGTACCAATCTTTTATTTTTCAAACCCGAATGTTATGAGGGGACCCGGTGAAGAGGTGGCAAGACCTAAGAAGTGTGTGAAATTGGATTATGAATTAGAAATGGCTTGTATCATTGGAAAAGAAGGGAAAAACATTAAAGCAAGTGAAGCTGAGGAGTATATTTTCGGATATACGATTTTGAATGATTGGTCTGCTCGAGACTTGCAGGCTCAGGAAATGAAGGTTTTACTCGGACCAGCAAAGGGAAAAGATTTTGCTACTTCTATAGGTCCTTGGATTGTAACAAAGGATGAATTGCAGAAATACAAAATTGGTGATGTGTTTGACTTGGAAATGACTGCGAAAGTAAACGGAGAAGAATGGTCTCATGGGAATTTTAAAGATATTTACTATTCATTCGGCCAAATGATTGAGCGGGCATCAGAGGATGTTACCTTGTACCCGGGTGACATCATCGGCTCTGGAACCGTTGGGTTTGGCTGTGTTTTAGAATTGGGAACTGACAAGTACCGCTGGCTAGAACCTGGAGATGAAGTGGAATTGGAAATTACGGGACTTGGAGTATTAAAAAACAGGATTGTTTAA
- a CDS encoding VOC family protein — protein MPKRNHFISQLAHVELLSPKLEESVKFFREVLGMEESGRVGQSVYMRAWGEFFHHSLKITEAKTNGVGHISWRAESEEDLLDAVQYIENMGCGKGWIDGDLGHGRAYQYYSPDGHLEEIFWEVELAEIPDHLKSKWRSRPQKNPSRGASVRRLDHVTLWTSDVTRHTNFYKELGFKHNEGIVIPNGTEVGSLLAVSSLSHEIALFADFRKEHGQLNHLCFAVENRDQVLETADYVVDNGYRLEMKPFKHAVGEAFTTYAIEPGGNRIEIYGGSPLYFAPDYGPKMWKVEENPNDAWDEVNIFESAQFDSIKERA, from the coding sequence ATGCCAAAAAGAAATCATTTTATCTCACAATTAGCCCACGTGGAATTATTAAGCCCAAAGCTAGAAGAATCCGTAAAATTCTTTAGGGAAGTTTTGGGAATGGAGGAATCTGGTAGAGTTGGTCAATCTGTTTACATGCGTGCCTGGGGCGAGTTTTTCCATCACAGTTTAAAGATAACAGAAGCAAAAACGAATGGTGTTGGTCATATTAGCTGGCGTGCGGAAAGTGAAGAAGATTTACTGGATGCCGTGCAATATATCGAGAACATGGGTTGCGGTAAAGGCTGGATTGATGGAGACCTCGGACATGGAAGAGCCTATCAATATTATTCTCCAGATGGACACTTAGAAGAAATTTTTTGGGAAGTAGAGCTAGCTGAAATCCCAGATCATCTGAAAAGTAAATGGAGATCACGTCCGCAAAAAAATCCAAGCCGCGGCGCCTCTGTAAGACGATTAGACCATGTGACACTATGGACAAGTGATGTAACACGTCACACAAATTTCTATAAAGAGTTAGGTTTTAAACACAATGAAGGAATTGTTATTCCGAATGGTACAGAGGTTGGTTCTTTACTAGCTGTTTCAAGCTTATCACATGAAATTGCCTTATTTGCTGATTTTAGGAAGGAACATGGACAGCTGAACCATTTATGCTTTGCAGTGGAAAATCGAGATCAAGTGCTGGAGACTGCAGATTACGTGGTTGATAACGGCTACAGGTTAGAGATGAAACCATTTAAACATGCTGTAGGTGAAGCGTTTACGACTTATGCGATTGAACCAGGCGGCAATCGGATCGAAATATATGGCGGTTCTCCATTGTACTTTGCCCCAGATTACGGTCCTAAGATGTGGAAGGTGGAGGAAAATCCGAACGATGCCTGGGATGAAGTAAATATTTTTGAATCTGCACAGTTTGATAGTATAAAAGAAAGAGCTTAA
- a CDS encoding prolyl oligopeptidase family serine peptidase — MWHYFPEHYMWSYQIVRMFSQAHFGGGEVNEILEAARNITLGDTDSFHYAWMGAGNRTLAVANEAQDKEQSETARAAYLRASNYIRTAEFFLQPDDPRKIPTYLKGVESFRKGAEMLENPPKAVQVPYENSFLPGYFFAVPGKKESPLVIMFGGLDSTAEELYFGPAQLLNERGIALLAIDGPGQGGALRLNHISSRYDYNVAGTAAYEWAAENLDIDPNRVGIMAVSMGGYMAARSAAFEPRFKACAVWGAVYDYQSVWAKRPDNHPLAKILQHVVGAESMEEARKKLDLFNLKGVAEKISMPTYIVHGEDDRQVSVENAYNLYNDLTCPRWLKIVAKSNPGSAHCQVDNVTETYEMYDWLKLQLNA, encoded by the coding sequence ATGTGGCATTATTTTCCTGAACATTATATGTGGTCTTATCAAATTGTAAGGATGTTTAGCCAAGCCCATTTTGGAGGCGGCGAAGTGAACGAAATTCTAGAAGCAGCCAGAAATATTACGCTGGGTGATACGGATAGTTTCCATTATGCATGGATGGGAGCTGGCAATCGCACACTTGCTGTGGCAAATGAAGCCCAGGACAAGGAACAGAGTGAAACAGCCCGAGCGGCCTATTTGCGGGCTTCCAACTATATCAGAACCGCTGAGTTTTTCCTTCAGCCGGATGATCCTAGAAAAATACCAACCTATTTAAAAGGTGTGGAATCCTTTAGAAAAGGAGCGGAAATGCTTGAAAACCCGCCAAAGGCAGTACAAGTTCCCTATGAAAACTCTTTTCTGCCAGGATACTTTTTCGCTGTACCAGGCAAAAAAGAATCACCATTAGTGATTATGTTTGGCGGACTTGATTCGACTGCAGAGGAACTTTATTTTGGTCCTGCACAGCTGTTAAATGAACGGGGAATTGCTCTCCTTGCAATTGATGGTCCAGGTCAAGGAGGAGCATTAAGGTTAAACCATATTTCATCTCGCTACGATTACAATGTCGCAGGTACTGCTGCATATGAATGGGCTGCAGAAAACCTTGATATCGATCCAAATCGAGTTGGAATCATGGCTGTTTCAATGGGTGGATATATGGCAGCAAGATCAGCAGCCTTTGAACCACGATTCAAGGCATGTGCCGTTTGGGGTGCTGTTTATGATTATCAATCTGTTTGGGCAAAGCGTCCAGATAATCATCCGTTAGCAAAGATTCTCCAGCATGTTGTTGGTGCAGAATCAATGGAAGAGGCACGGAAAAAGTTGGATCTCTTTAACCTTAAAGGGGTTGCGGAGAAAATCAGTATGCCAACCTACATTGTTCATGGTGAAGATGATCGTCAGGTCTCTGTCGAGAACGCTTACAATCTATACAATGATTTAACTTGCCCAAGATGGTTGAAAATTGTTGCCAAAAGTAATCCAGGTTCCGCTCATTGCCAGGTGGATAACGTTACCGAGACTTACGAGATGTACGATTGGCTCAAACTTCAATTGAACGCTTAA
- a CDS encoding FAD-dependent monooxygenase, which yields MSKVKKVLIVGGGIGGLTTAIALQKVGIETEIVEKQKEWNVYGVGIILQSNALRAIDALGITEEFLAVGTTHSALHIRDSQGNMIFDAPIHPSGQFNITGGIPRRDFHEILLQAAIKNGTKIRMGITVEMIENADSFVYTKFTDGTSGTYDLVIGADGVRSKVRNMVFGDIEPTFVGQAVWRYTLKRPANLENITMFYGQKAKAGIVPMTKDSCYVFVVTAEPGNPWKQEEKLHVLMREAFQEFGGLIAELSEQITDPKEVVYRPLETLIVEKPWYLDRVLLIGDSAHATVPHLAQGAAMAIEDALVLSELLQKDEPVVDVLNEFMERRYERCKFVVDNSNTLVNWELLQLEGRLPKENNPNAIVAQSLIRMTEVI from the coding sequence ATGTCTAAAGTAAAAAAGGTTCTTATCGTTGGAGGCGGCATTGGCGGGCTTACGACGGCGATAGCTTTGCAAAAAGTTGGTATTGAAACAGAGATTGTAGAGAAGCAAAAGGAATGGAATGTTTATGGTGTTGGTATCATCCTTCAATCCAATGCATTAAGAGCAATTGACGCACTTGGGATAACCGAAGAATTTTTAGCAGTGGGCACTACACACTCTGCCTTACATATCCGAGACTCCCAAGGAAATATGATCTTTGATGCACCTATTCATCCATCCGGGCAGTTCAATATAACAGGAGGTATACCGCGTAGAGACTTTCACGAAATATTGCTTCAAGCTGCGATTAAAAATGGAACAAAGATACGAATGGGCATTACTGTTGAGATGATTGAAAATGCAGACAGCTTTGTTTATACAAAGTTTACCGATGGTACCTCAGGCACATATGACCTTGTGATTGGAGCTGATGGTGTTAGATCGAAGGTTCGTAATATGGTGTTTGGTGATATTGAACCAACATTTGTCGGACAAGCTGTTTGGCGTTATACCCTAAAGCGTCCGGCTAACCTCGAGAACATTACGATGTTTTATGGGCAGAAAGCAAAAGCTGGTATTGTTCCTATGACAAAGGATAGTTGCTATGTTTTTGTTGTTACCGCGGAACCAGGAAACCCATGGAAGCAAGAGGAAAAGCTGCATGTTCTTATGCGTGAGGCCTTCCAGGAATTTGGCGGCTTAATCGCAGAATTAAGCGAACAAATTACAGATCCGAAGGAAGTGGTGTATCGTCCGCTTGAAACCCTTATTGTCGAGAAACCTTGGTATCTGGACCGGGTTTTATTAATCGGTGACTCAGCCCATGCAACCGTTCCCCATTTAGCACAAGGCGCTGCCATGGCAATTGAGGATGCCCTCGTTTTATCGGAATTGCTGCAAAAAGACGAACCAGTAGTAGATGTTTTAAATGAATTCATGGAAAGACGTTATGAACGCTGTAAATTTGTTGTTGATAATTCCAACACGTTGGTTAATTGGGAACTTTTGCAATTAGAAGGCAGACTGCCAAAAGAGAACAACCCGAACGCCATTGTGGCACAAAGTCTAATTAGAATGACAGAGGTAATCTAG